Below is a genomic region from Flammeovirgaceae bacterium SG7u.111.
ATGCAATCTTTTTCATTTTAAAATGTAGTTAGGTTAAACTAATAGTTACAGTTAATGATGTTGGTTATTCAATCAAATTATAAAGGATTTGCATTAGTGCAAATTGGAGCTCATATTTTTTTCTTTTTTACCTTAAGTCAGCAAATTTTATAGGCTTACGAAGGCTTTCTTTGAAAATGAGTTTGTTTAGTTCGGAAGGCTGAAGTTGGACTATTTCGGGCGTAACCCTCAAAAGTGCAGCAAGTTGCTCCTTCAGTTCTTGTATTTTATTTTCCTCACTTAGGTTAATGTTCAATACAATTTTATCGTTGCCTACCTCGTCTGCCAGAAGCTGAACTTGATAGAGGCTTAGCCAGCTAAACCCGTCCAAAATATCGAAAATGGCGGGGGGGTAAATAGTCGTTCCTTTGAACTTGATCATTTGGTTTTTCCTGCCCACAATAGGTCCAAGGCGCAAAGTATTTCTCCCACAGCTACATTTGTCGGTATATTTAATGCAAATATCCCCAGTTTTGAACCTGAGCAAGGGAAAGGCCTCGAGCCCCAGCGGAGTGATTACCAATTCGCCTGCTTCTCCATTTCCAACTTCGTTCCCTTCTTCATCCACCACTTCGGCTACGATGAGGTCGGGCTGGAGGTGAGCGCCTTGCCCTGCTTCGCACTCGGTGAAAGCGGTTGCCATTTCCGTAGAGGCGTAGGTAGAAAACAGTTCAATGTCCCATTCTTCTTTGATTCTTTTGCCCAAGATGTTCAGATCCAACTGGCTGTTTCGGAGCGGTTCGCCTATGCAAATCGCTTTTTTCACTGCCGAATTTTTGTAGTCTATTCCATTTGCCTTGGCGTAGTCAACCATTCTTACCAAAAAAGAGGGGACAACGATCAGTGCAGTAGGCTTGAGCGACATGATATTTTGCCATTGCAAAGGAATTGCCCCTGAGCCTACCCGGATGATGCCTGCACCCAATTCTCTGACGCCTAAGAAATACGCTAACCCAGCCATAAATTGCTTGTTCATGGTGGTGGTGAGTTGGTAAATATCGTCTGGTGTTCCTCCCGTGCAGACTAGCGAGCGCATTTCGTTGTAAGCTAATCTTTGTAGGTCACCTTCTGTTTGGGGGATAACCACAGGTTTTCCCTGCGTGCCCGAGGTAGTGGAATAATCGACTATTTGCCGAGGGCTTGCGCAGATGAATTCATCGTGAAACTCTTGTAAATCATCTTTTTGGGTAAAAGGGATTTTTTTCAGATCCTCGGTAGTACGGATGCTTTTCGGGTCGAGGTTATTGGTCTTAAAAAGGTGTTGGTAAAATGCTGAATGTTCCAGCACATACTGTATTTGCTCGCCCAAGGCTTCATTCTGAAAGCGGGCTATTTCTTGTTCTGTTTGTTTTTCTAGCGATGTATGCGTTCTCATACTTCTTTTTCTATCGTTACCATCGCCACAGCATGGCAGCTGCAGTGGGAAATGGATAAGTGAATGGTTAGGTTTTCAAAAATGGGTAAAGTGGGCACGGTAAATTCGGGCTTGCCCTGCTCGTTGTTGGTTACTTCCACTTGGCTAGGTTCTACTTGGAAATAATAGGCTTCGCCCAAGGCTTTTACCAGTGCCTCTTTGGCGGCAAACCTTCCCGCAAAATGCTCATGTGGTCGGGCTTTTTCTTGGCAATAAGCAATTTCCTTTTCGGAAAAAACCTTTTCCACAAAGCCCTTTTTCTTTATAGATTTTTCTATACGAGCTGTTTCTACTATGTCAACTCCTATTCCCAAAATCATTTTTCCAACTGTTTAGTACATTCCAAAACGCCTTCTTCCATGTGTGCTTTTTCAGCGTTTCGAGCAATCTCTTTGGTAAGTCCTTTTTCAAGTAAATCCTTTGCTTTCGCAAATTGCTCTTTTTCCAAATAATAATCACCTAAGTAAAGGTAAGGAAGGTAGCTATTTGGGTTAGACGCTACGTAATGTTCGGCTTCGCTTTCACTAATCTCATCTGGTACACCTGCATGCAAAATTGTTCGTATTCGCTCTGTAGTCTGGGCAAAAAAGCGGTATTCTTCGTAGGCTTTTGTTCCCAAAAAGGCATCGGGCTGGATGCTTAGGGAGTCGTTGTGCAATTCGTGGGGGAGGTTTGTTTCTCTAGCTTGGGCAAATATACTATCGAGGTCGTAGCAAATCATTTTTCCAAGCTGGTAAGGTGGTGCGGAAACCCATGCTTTTCGCTCGTGAGGAGAGAAAATTACCGCATGGTGGGCGATGAGCTGGTTGACAGCTTTTTCATTTCCCAGCCCGATATCTTTTCCGCCTAAGCCGTCTTTATCTCTCAAAATACCGGCAGCTTTTTCGGGCGTCAAGGTATCGACTTTAGCTAGTAATTCTTCCACTCTTTTGTACCTGTACTGAGAAACTCCCTCTTCCAAATACTCTAAGTTTTGTTCGTTATTTTTTAGCTCTTTGCTTTGGAAATGGTTGGTGACCACGGTTTGTTGGTTGGGGCTTACATAGATTGCTGTAGCGTCGGGCGATTTTTCTATCACCGCTACTTTGTTGTCCTTGGCAGAGCTGATCAGGTAGGTTTCCGCCACAAAAGATTCATAGGAAGAAGCAATTTCATAGGCTTCGTCTATGGTGGAAGCGTATTGCAAAATGTGCCTTGCAATGATGGAAACAGGTGTTTTTGCCTTTGCCAGAATCCTTGTTTTGGCAGAGTTGAGCGTAACGGTGAGCCCGTGCTCGTTCATTCCCGAAACTACTCCGCTGAAATCTGCCCAAGTAACGGACATGAATTTGTAGCCCTCTTGAGGAGCTACGAAAGCGACAATTTTATCTTTAGCAAAGTCATCTCCAAAGTAGAAGTCGAAATTTCGTCCGACAATGATTTGGGGTTCATTTTTGCTGTTTTTTCCAACGGTAGCAAAAGAAGTGCAGCCCACCAAGTTCATGTTTTGGAGGGCATGACCAAGGTCGTGGGCAGCGTGGTAGTTGAGTGAGCGATGAAATTTTGGAGCGATGTAATCGAACTCATCGGACATGAACTGAGCCGATCCATATATTTCTTTAAGGTACTCTTCGGGAATGTACTTTTCCAAGTCGCGGTTGAACCAGCCTACAAAGTATTTTAAGAAGGAAATGTAGTTAGGGGAAGGAACCCTGTTGTTTATTTCCGCTACAAAAGCCGCTTCTTTTTGTTGGTGAAGTTGTTGGGTGAGCGCACCAAAAGCCAGCCCTCGCTCAAAGGGTTCACCTTCGAGGTACATTTCCCACAAGCCACTCTCATTTTTTTTGAGCCAGTTCTGTTTGTACCTGTTCAGCGTATCGGATTTAAAGGAAAGGGTTACTGTTTCCTTTAAAGATAAATCGACATTGGGAGCAGGAGTATTTACTTCATAGAAATAAACAACCGTGAGGAGAACAAGCGAGATGACAAATATTAAAAGGAGTTTATGTCTTTTTTTCATAAAGTGCTGGTGTTAAACTTTAAACCCCTCCTGATGCAACACCAGAAGGGGTTTAAAACAGTTGCTGCGAAGGCAAAGATACTGTTTAATGGGTAATGGTCAATATGCTTTTATTATGCCTCAGCTTTCCCTTTGCTTATGGTCACTGGGGTGTTTCTTTTGGCAGCTTCAGTTCTTATTTTGTCGAGGAAATAATCCTTTTTGGCAAAGCCAGCTTCTTGTTTTTCCCAACCAGAGTAAAAGTTGAAATTTACAGGCTCACCACTAGTGGTTTTCATGGTGATGTAGAAAGTTTGGGTAATTCCTTCGCCTTCTTCAGGAGTTTGGCCATTTTCACCAAAAGTGCTTTGGGGCACCATCACCGCCATTCCTAAGTTCTCCCCGTCAAATGCTTGGGCATCGTGTGTAGCTATAGAAACAAAACCAGGGGCATGTTCTTCAAAATGCATTTCTTCGCTATGAAGATTTACAATACCTGTTACCAGCTCAGCTTCACCTTCCATTCCTGTTACCGTTACCTTGCTTTCGTAGCAATATTGCCCAGCCCAAATAGAGATTTCTTCTTGGAGGTCATACATATTTTCGCCCACTGGCCAGTTTTTATAATCGAGTACAAAAATGGAGCGTACCGGACCTTCAATAATAGTTTTGAACTCTGCATCGGAGCAACCAGATAGGCGGTACAATTTATCGCCTTCTTTTATGGCCAAAGCACCTGCTCCAAGTGAATTGCCTACTTTTAGAATGTCCATTCCCCAATATTGCAATTCATGGTAGGTAGTATCAACTCCGGCTACATCAAGCGCTATTTCAGCTGTTTGCTTGCCAAAAATATCTTTCCCGTTTCTTGGATCAAAATACATCCTAAAAGCTACAAGGTCATTTTCCCAACCTGGTCCTTCCATTTGGT
It encodes:
- a CDS encoding C45 family peptidase; the encoded protein is MKKRHKLLLIFVISLVLLTVVYFYEVNTPAPNVDLSLKETVTLSFKSDTLNRYKQNWLKKNESGLWEMYLEGEPFERGLAFGALTQQLHQQKEAAFVAEINNRVPSPNYISFLKYFVGWFNRDLEKYIPEEYLKEIYGSAQFMSDEFDYIAPKFHRSLNYHAAHDLGHALQNMNLVGCTSFATVGKNSKNEPQIIVGRNFDFYFGDDFAKDKIVAFVAPQEGYKFMSVTWADFSGVVSGMNEHGLTVTLNSAKTRILAKAKTPVSIIARHILQYASTIDEAYEIASSYESFVAETYLISSAKDNKVAVIEKSPDATAIYVSPNQQTVVTNHFQSKELKNNEQNLEYLEEGVSQYRYKRVEELLAKVDTLTPEKAAGILRDKDGLGGKDIGLGNEKAVNQLIAHHAVIFSPHERKAWVSAPPYQLGKMICYDLDSIFAQARETNLPHELHNDSLSIQPDAFLGTKAYEEYRFFAQTTERIRTILHAGVPDEISESEAEHYVASNPNSYLPYLYLGDYYLEKEQFAKAKDLLEKGLTKEIARNAEKAHMEEGVLECTKQLEK
- the acpS gene encoding holo-ACP synthase, coding for MILGIGVDIVETARIEKSIKKKGFVEKVFSEKEIAYCQEKARPHEHFAGRFAAKEALVKALGEAYYFQVEPSQVEVTNNEQGKPEFTVPTLPIFENLTIHLSISHCSCHAVAMVTIEKEV
- a CDS encoding AMP-binding protein yields the protein MRTHTSLEKQTEQEIARFQNEALGEQIQYVLEHSAFYQHLFKTNNLDPKSIRTTEDLKKIPFTQKDDLQEFHDEFICASPRQIVDYSTTSGTQGKPVVIPQTEGDLQRLAYNEMRSLVCTGGTPDDIYQLTTTMNKQFMAGLAYFLGVRELGAGIIRVGSGAIPLQWQNIMSLKPTALIVVPSFLVRMVDYAKANGIDYKNSAVKKAICIGEPLRNSQLDLNILGKRIKEEWDIELFSTYASTEMATAFTECEAGQGAHLQPDLIVAEVVDEEGNEVGNGEAGELVITPLGLEAFPLLRFKTGDICIKYTDKCSCGRNTLRLGPIVGRKNQMIKFKGTTIYPPAIFDILDGFSWLSLYQVQLLADEVGNDKIVLNINLSEENKIQELKEQLAALLRVTPEIVQLQPSELNKLIFKESLRKPIKFADLR
- a CDS encoding DUF4861 domain-containing protein, producing MKKNLFPTKLTFLLFAFAVASCSGAKKESSGKAPTANILTISNDTDLVRSAEPILLSREKVVSLIGEIPAGTVPKLTEAGKDIPSQADDLDGDGTWDELAFVVEIAANRKIDITVDYAKPEELPSYPVRSNIRFAKRPLNSEDKTLEEVQHEIRPKDHFKGAETIYYQMEGPGWENDLVAFRMYFDPRNGKDIFGKQTAEIALDVAGVDTTYHELQYWGMDILKVGNSLGAGALAIKEGDKLYRLSGCSDAEFKTIIEGPVRSIFVLDYKNWPVGENMYDLQEEISIWAGQYCYESKVTVTGMEGEAELVTGIVNLHSEEMHFEEHAPGFVSIATHDAQAFDGENLGMAVMVPQSTFGENGQTPEEGEGITQTFYITMKTTSGEPVNFNFYSGWEKQEAGFAKKDYFLDKIRTEAAKRNTPVTISKGKAEA